Proteins co-encoded in one Polynucleobacter sp. MWH-UH19D genomic window:
- the nuoG gene encoding NADH-quinone oxidoreductase subunit NuoG — MVEIELDGKTVEVPQGSMVMHAANKLGTYVPHFCYHKKLSIAANCRMCLVEVEKAPKPLPACATPVTQGMKVFTHSAKAVEAQRSVMEFLLINHPLDCPICDQGGECQLQDLAVGYGKSNSRYEEEKRVVFHKNVGPLISMQEMSRCIHCTRCVRFGQEVAGVMELGMINRGEHSEITTFVGQTVDSELSGNMIDLCPVGALTSKPFRYEARTWELGRKRSVSPHDSLGANTTVQTKNNKVMRVVALENEAINECWISDRDRFAYEGLNSADRVTTPMVKQGGQWLETDWQSALDYVAHSLRTISSESGAQSIGALAHPISSTEELHLLQKIIRGLGSNQVETRLRQTNISGAAIAPWLGMPVTKLSELDRALIIGSFLRKDQPIIAARLRTAAKRGLQVSRIDAGGDDWLIPTTNVAVAPSAWLNALAEVAQAVAKAKSASVPAGTPSVTVSATAQKIADGLLSGTTTAVLLGSAAVAHPQSSDLHVLAQFIATQTGATLGFLPEGGNAVGASLVNANGVGVESVLSGERRAVLLMNIEPDADLPNPVQARATLAKASTVIALSPFKSTDLLELADVILPITPFTETVSTFINAEGRAQTIQPSVKPLGDSRPAWKVLRVLGGLLNLDGFLYNLPEEVLGEALGDNYCTRLNNQSSSNSISATTQPSTGLERLADVNIYAADLIVRRASALQLTRDAKRGNQAGLSQKLFADLGLKEGDAVRVTQGSVSVDMPAILEASLATNTVRVSSGTAAGSKLGSMFGPVTVTKA, encoded by the coding sequence ATGGTTGAAATCGAATTAGATGGCAAGACGGTAGAAGTTCCGCAGGGTTCGATGGTGATGCACGCCGCGAATAAGCTTGGAACATACGTACCGCATTTCTGCTATCACAAGAAATTATCAATAGCCGCTAACTGCCGTATGTGCTTGGTAGAGGTTGAGAAAGCGCCAAAACCATTACCTGCTTGTGCTACACCAGTGACTCAAGGCATGAAGGTATTTACACACTCCGCTAAGGCTGTAGAGGCCCAGCGATCAGTGATGGAATTCTTGCTAATTAACCACCCCTTGGATTGCCCAATTTGCGACCAAGGCGGTGAATGTCAATTACAAGATTTAGCAGTTGGTTACGGTAAATCAAATTCACGCTATGAAGAAGAAAAGCGTGTGGTGTTTCATAAAAATGTTGGCCCGCTTATCTCTATGCAAGAGATGAGTCGCTGTATCCATTGCACGCGCTGTGTACGTTTTGGTCAAGAGGTAGCCGGAGTAATGGAGCTCGGCATGATTAACCGTGGCGAGCACTCTGAGATCACGACATTCGTTGGTCAAACAGTAGATTCAGAGCTTTCTGGAAACATGATTGATTTATGTCCTGTTGGCGCGTTAACTAGCAAGCCGTTCCGTTATGAGGCTCGTACCTGGGAATTAGGTCGCAAGCGTTCTGTAAGTCCGCACGATAGCCTCGGCGCAAACACTACTGTTCAGACCAAAAATAACAAAGTAATGCGCGTGGTCGCCTTAGAAAATGAAGCGATCAACGAATGCTGGATTAGTGACCGCGATCGTTTTGCTTATGAAGGCCTCAATAGCGCTGATCGCGTAACAACACCAATGGTGAAGCAGGGCGGTCAGTGGCTTGAAACTGACTGGCAATCTGCGTTGGACTATGTAGCTCATTCTTTACGGACTATTTCTTCTGAGAGTGGTGCTCAATCAATTGGTGCTCTAGCACATCCAATTTCCAGCACAGAAGAATTACATCTTTTGCAAAAGATTATTCGTGGATTAGGTTCAAACCAAGTTGAAACTCGTCTTCGTCAAACCAATATCTCTGGTGCTGCAATAGCTCCATGGTTAGGCATGCCGGTTACAAAGTTAAGTGAACTGGATCGCGCACTAATCATCGGCAGTTTCTTGCGCAAAGATCAACCAATTATTGCTGCCCGTTTACGTACTGCTGCTAAACGCGGATTGCAGGTTTCACGTATTGATGCAGGTGGCGATGACTGGTTAATTCCGACTACAAATGTTGCTGTTGCCCCAAGCGCTTGGTTAAATGCATTGGCTGAGGTTGCGCAGGCTGTAGCAAAAGCAAAATCCGCCTCAGTACCTGCTGGAACACCTTCAGTAACTGTTTCAGCCACTGCACAAAAAATCGCTGACGGCTTGTTGTCTGGAACAACTACTGCTGTATTGCTTGGCTCAGCAGCAGTGGCGCATCCACAATCATCGGATCTGCATGTGCTTGCACAATTTATCGCTACCCAGACTGGTGCTACTTTAGGTTTCTTACCTGAGGGTGGTAATGCAGTTGGTGCTTCATTGGTAAATGCAAATGGGGTTGGTGTTGAGTCTGTATTGTCAGGCGAACGACGCGCAGTGTTGTTGATGAATATCGAACCGGATGCAGATTTGCCTAACCCTGTTCAGGCTCGAGCTACATTGGCTAAGGCAAGCACTGTCATTGCATTGAGTCCATTCAAATCTACGGACTTATTAGAGTTGGCGGATGTTATTTTGCCAATTACTCCATTTACTGAAACGGTTTCTACATTTATTAATGCTGAAGGTAGAGCGCAAACAATTCAGCCTTCTGTAAAACCACTAGGTGATTCACGTCCTGCTTGGAAGGTATTGCGAGTGCTTGGTGGCTTGTTGAATCTTGATGGCTTCCTCTATAACTTACCCGAAGAAGTGCTAGGAGAAGCATTGGGCGATAACTATTGCACTCGCTTAAACAATCAAAGTTCTAGCAATTCCATTTCTGCAACTACCCAACCAAGCACTGGGTTAGAGCGTTTAGCTGACGTCAATATTTATGCTGCTGACTTAATTGTTCGCCGTGCTTCTGCTTTGCAGTTAACTAGAGATGCTAAACGTGGCAATCAAGCCGGCTTAAGCCAGAAATTATTTGCTGATTTGGGTTTAAAAGAAGGTGACGCTGTGCGTGTGACACAGGGAAGTGTTTCCGTTGATATGCCAGCAATACTAGAGGCGAGCTTGGCCACAAATACTGTTCGAGTTTCGTCAGGTACTGCCGCTGGCTCTAAATTGGGATCTATGTTTGGTCCTGTAACCGTAACTAAGGCATAA